The Triticum aestivum cultivar Chinese Spring chromosome 7B, IWGSC CS RefSeq v2.1, whole genome shotgun sequence genome window below encodes:
- the LOC123159193 gene encoding uncharacterized protein, whose amino-acid sequence MGSRLGRRVLHFANLPIKLMLPPAPLSSVQEFAVRTVPSASKVDIRRCLESVYGFSIAEVRTLNMEGKKHRRGPFLAAKPDYKKAYVTLQAPLSVSPDIFPIGAILGERERKASAAAARRKVVEGAEVEGEREGKGKHWMEDEREGFSRAGCGKIVYGNPGRLGNKRRGRARANEQADEKGGNFPWNGMQLATEKPARKRHYPPKAQGGMVLKQRSHRGSALRGKS is encoded by the exons ATGGGTAGCAGGCTGGGCCGCCGCGTGCTCCACTTCGCCAACCTCCCCATCAAGCTCATGCTCCCCCCGGCCCCCCTATCCTCCGTCCAGGAGTTCGCTGTCAGGACCGTCCCCTCCGCCTCCAAGGTCGACATCCGCCGCTGCCTCGAGTCCGTCTACGGCTTCTCCATCGCCGAAGTCCGCACCCTCAACATGGAGGGAAAGAAGCACCGCCGAGGACCCTTCCTCGCCGCCAAGCCAGACTACAAGAAGGCCTACGTCACTCTTCAGGCCCCGCTCtccgtttcccccgacatcttccCCATCGGCGCGATCCTCGGGGAGAGGGAACGGAAGGCCAGCGCAGCCGCGGCGAGGAGGAAGGTTGTGGAAGGGGCAGAGgtcgagggggagagggaggggaagGGGAAACATTGGATGGAGGACGAGAGGGAGGGCTTCTCCAGGGCCGGATGCGGCAAGATCGTGTATGGGAACCCTGGGAGGCTGGGGAACAAGAGGAGGGGACGTGCCAGGGCGAATGAGCAAGCTGACGAAAAGGGGGGAAACTTCCCGTGGAACGGGATGCAGCTGGCTACCGAGAAACCTGCTAG GAAAAGACACTATCCTCCCAAGGCACAGGGAGGCATGGTCTTGAAGCAGAGATCACACAGGGGATCAGCGCTGCGTGGAA